From one Myxococcales bacterium genomic stretch:
- a CDS encoding LysR family transcriptional regulator, which yields MNVVYGLGLDLNLLRVFVVVAERGSVTAAAADLYLTQPAVSAALRRLVDAVGAPLFARQGRGLTLTRRGARLLSVVRPHLNSLVEAALSPEAFEPATSDRTLRIGLADAAEPWLVPALLRLLRKVAPKMRVVVVPIQFRTVGEALATRRIDVAVTVADELPASIQRRTLFVGDFVCLFDSRHVRARKRMTEGTYFAHEHVVVSYNGDLRGIVEDKLRKARNVRCSVSSFANLGAIIEGTPLLATIPRSVAGHAVRARKHLRTAELPFDLSGAPMEMLWSRSDDDDPAGAFLREAIVSVTRATLA from the coding sequence ATGAACGTGGTTTATGGCCTAGGGCTCGACCTGAATCTGCTGCGCGTCTTCGTGGTGGTGGCCGAACGCGGGAGCGTGACGGCGGCTGCAGCCGACCTCTACCTCACGCAACCGGCCGTCAGCGCGGCGCTGCGACGCCTGGTCGACGCCGTTGGCGCACCGCTCTTCGCGCGCCAGGGACGCGGCTTGACGCTGACGAGGCGCGGGGCGCGCCTTCTCTCGGTCGTGCGGCCCCATCTCAACTCACTTGTCGAAGCGGCGCTGAGCCCCGAGGCCTTCGAGCCAGCGACGAGCGACCGAACGTTGCGCATCGGCTTGGCCGACGCCGCGGAGCCGTGGCTGGTTCCTGCGCTCCTGCGGCTGCTCCGAAAGGTGGCGCCGAAAATGCGCGTCGTCGTGGTGCCGATTCAATTCCGGACCGTTGGCGAGGCGCTCGCGACGCGGCGCATTGACGTGGCGGTCACGGTGGCTGACGAGCTGCCGGCGAGCATCCAACGGAGGACGCTCTTCGTTGGAGACTTCGTGTGCCTCTTTGACTCACGCCACGTCCGCGCGCGGAAGCGAATGACCGAAGGGACGTACTTCGCGCATGAGCACGTGGTCGTTTCCTACAACGGAGACCTGCGCGGCATCGTCGAAGACAAGCTTCGCAAGGCGCGGAACGTGCGCTGTTCGGTCTCGAGCTTTGCGAACCTTGGGGCCATCATCGAGGGGACGCCGCTTCTGGCGACGATCCCTCGCAGCGTCGCCGGCCACGCGGTGCGCGCCAGGAAGCACCTTCGCACGGCCGAGCTCCCTTTCGACCTGAGCGGCGCGCCGATGGAGATGCTCTGGTCGCGGAGCGACGACGACGATCCCGCCGGCGCGTTTTTGCGCGAGGCGATCGTGAGCGTAACCAGGGCCACGCTCGCCTGA
- a CDS encoding response regulator produces MATSVHTAIDSQERALDTLRPLAAVGAVIMLGFLVYNLIEFPAGLRGAIVAHDIVCAAACAGTWGLIRAGKIPDRAAHAVGTGLILLIASNILLATWLRRDPSQVVYIDILLVATSAAMTAPRWGAAAFLGVWGMSIPVLLAVSAGTPHFGRYVATMAATTGVAAALLTLRLRNLRALSELRARDQQRRRALQDALADLDAKVATRTAELQSANDALRTEMIVRERAEKEARQLTEQLLHAQRLESLGRLAGGVAHDFNNLLTVISANVELALDELPENANKELLNDSLGATKRAAKLTKQLLAFGRKQVFERSVFDLGKRVEEVARMLERAVGERIELQISASERGLWVSADPNHIEQALMNLAVNARDAMPDGGALVVLVERVSTRGTSWVRIRVRDNGIGMDADTIGRMFEPFFTTKPSGTGLGLSTVYGIVQQHDGFLEVDSKPGVGTTLDLFLPACAPPVREAVTSRELIAGAPGTETVLLVEDEDAVRRVGERLLRRDGYSVLAAASGAEALSIVQSLARPVDLLFTDVMMPGMNGRELAVRLRSIQPNLKVLFVSGYTGDYLETQTGELPEGAHFLYKPYEPAEASRLIRDILDGRAAKT; encoded by the coding sequence ATGGCCACGTCGGTGCACACCGCCATCGACTCCCAAGAGCGCGCCCTCGACACGCTTCGCCCGCTCGCGGCGGTCGGCGCGGTGATCATGCTCGGATTCTTGGTCTACAACCTCATCGAGTTTCCGGCGGGCCTCCGCGGAGCAATCGTGGCGCACGACATCGTGTGTGCGGCGGCTTGCGCCGGGACTTGGGGACTGATCCGCGCTGGCAAGATCCCCGACCGCGCAGCCCACGCCGTGGGGACGGGGCTCATCCTTCTAATCGCGAGCAACATCCTTCTGGCGACGTGGCTGCGCCGCGACCCCTCCCAAGTCGTCTACATCGACATTCTCCTCGTGGCCACGAGCGCCGCCATGACCGCGCCGCGGTGGGGTGCGGCTGCCTTCTTGGGGGTCTGGGGTATGTCGATCCCCGTGCTGCTCGCGGTCAGCGCTGGCACACCGCATTTTGGTCGCTACGTGGCGACCATGGCGGCCACGACCGGCGTCGCGGCCGCGCTCCTCACGCTGAGGCTTCGGAACTTGAGGGCGCTCAGCGAGTTGCGCGCGCGCGATCAGCAGCGGCGACGGGCCCTCCAAGACGCCCTCGCTGACTTGGACGCAAAAGTCGCGACGCGTACCGCCGAGCTACAGTCCGCGAACGACGCGCTCCGCACCGAGATGATCGTCCGGGAACGCGCCGAGAAGGAAGCGCGTCAGCTCACCGAGCAGCTGCTCCACGCGCAACGTCTCGAATCCCTCGGCCGCCTCGCGGGGGGCGTCGCGCACGATTTCAACAACCTTCTGACGGTCATCTCAGCGAACGTGGAACTGGCGCTAGACGAGCTTCCTGAGAACGCCAACAAGGAGCTACTCAACGACTCACTCGGCGCCACGAAGCGAGCCGCCAAGCTCACCAAGCAGCTCCTCGCGTTCGGTCGCAAGCAGGTGTTCGAGCGAAGCGTTTTCGACCTCGGCAAGCGGGTCGAGGAGGTGGCGAGGATGTTGGAGCGCGCGGTCGGCGAACGCATCGAGCTCCAGATCAGCGCGTCGGAGCGTGGTCTGTGGGTGAGCGCCGACCCCAACCATATCGAGCAAGCCCTCATGAATCTCGCCGTCAACGCGCGGGACGCAATGCCCGACGGGGGCGCGCTGGTCGTCCTCGTGGAGCGAGTCTCGACGCGCGGGACTTCATGGGTGCGGATCCGCGTGCGCGACAACGGCATCGGTATGGACGCCGACACCATCGGTCGGATGTTCGAGCCGTTCTTCACGACCAAGCCGTCCGGGACGGGCCTCGGCTTGTCCACGGTCTACGGCATCGTCCAGCAGCACGACGGCTTCCTCGAAGTGGACTCCAAGCCTGGCGTCGGGACGACGCTGGATCTCTTCCTTCCTGCGTGCGCTCCGCCCGTCCGAGAGGCGGTGACGTCGCGCGAGCTCATCGCTGGCGCCCCCGGAACGGAGACAGTCTTGTTGGTCGAAGACGAGGACGCGGTGCGGCGTGTCGGTGAGCGACTGCTCCGCCGCGACGGGTACAGCGTGCTTGCGGCCGCGAGCGGCGCCGAGGCGCTCAGCATCGTCCAGAGCCTCGCTCGACCCGTCGACCTGCTCTTCACCGACGTGATGATGCCCGGCATGAATGGTCGCGAGCTGGCCGTTCGTCTTCGCAGCATTCAGCCGAACCTGAAGGTGCTCTTCGTCAGCGGCTACACGGGCGACTACCTCGAGACCCAGACGGGTGAGCTGCCGGAAGGTGCCCATTTCCTCTACAAGCCCTATGAGCCTGCGGAGGCGTCTCGACTCATCCGCGACATCCTGGACGGTCGCGCCGCCAAGACCTAG
- a CDS encoding response regulator, with protein sequence MASEPPDTTRMAAILELVLRIGEGDLSARGALSAAQDDLDGVVAGLNMLAEELEAERAARKLAEGLLRDELDAYEQAPALFASLEAESLTVLKCNATLAAAVDLPKDAIVARSIFELHTPECRPALRAALEAIASGHSAHETDFELLRAGRPPLLVQMSASLVQESDGQARRIRVVWRDVTEQKALEGQLIQAQKLQGIGQLAGGIAHDFNNLLTVILSTVSLASAGLPRGSQLADDLAQIAAAAEHGAELTHGLLAFSRKSLVKPKATTWRAVVESAQKLLHRLIPETILIEVAHSADPWEVLVDAVQFGQIVVNLAINASDSMPSGGTLTIETANVVLDDVYAASHLNVAPGEYAMLCVSDTGVGMPKEVRERAFEPFFTTKPPGKGTGLGLAICYGIVQQARGSIWLYSEPGRGTTVKVYVPRLQGAKAVAEAEATPAPAVGGTETILVAEDDARVRSLTVRILRGAGYRVLEATNGRHALDLAAAHRGTIELVVTDVMMPEMGGRQLVDALRERAIVARALFVSGYTENSIVHQGVLEDDIEFLPKPFGPTTLLERVRVLLSRPLKA encoded by the coding sequence ATGGCGAGTGAACCGCCTGACACGACGCGTATGGCGGCGATCCTGGAGCTCGTGCTTCGGATCGGCGAGGGAGACCTTTCGGCGCGTGGAGCGCTATCGGCTGCCCAGGACGACCTCGACGGCGTCGTCGCGGGCCTCAACATGCTCGCCGAGGAGCTCGAGGCGGAGCGCGCGGCCAGGAAGCTCGCGGAAGGGCTCCTTCGTGACGAGCTCGATGCCTATGAACAAGCGCCGGCGCTCTTCGCGTCGCTCGAAGCCGAGTCGCTCACGGTGCTCAAGTGCAACGCCACCTTGGCCGCCGCCGTCGACTTACCCAAAGACGCCATCGTGGCTCGATCGATCTTCGAGCTGCACACGCCCGAGTGTCGCCCCGCGCTCCGCGCCGCCCTCGAGGCCATCGCCAGCGGTCACTCGGCGCACGAGACGGATTTTGAGCTGTTACGCGCGGGTCGCCCGCCGCTGCTCGTGCAGATGAGCGCCTCGTTGGTCCAGGAGAGCGACGGGCAGGCACGACGCATCCGCGTCGTGTGGCGCGACGTCACCGAGCAGAAGGCCCTCGAGGGTCAGCTCATCCAGGCCCAGAAGCTCCAAGGCATCGGACAGTTGGCCGGCGGCATCGCCCACGACTTCAACAACCTGCTCACAGTCATCTTGTCGACCGTCAGCCTCGCGAGTGCTGGACTGCCCCGCGGGTCGCAGCTCGCGGACGATCTTGCGCAGATCGCCGCCGCGGCGGAGCACGGAGCCGAGCTCACGCACGGCCTTCTGGCCTTCTCCCGCAAGAGTCTCGTGAAGCCGAAGGCCACGACATGGCGCGCCGTGGTGGAGAGCGCGCAGAAGCTCCTGCATCGCCTGATCCCGGAGACGATTCTGATCGAGGTCGCTCACTCCGCCGACCCTTGGGAGGTGCTCGTCGACGCGGTGCAGTTCGGCCAAATTGTCGTCAACCTGGCGATCAACGCCAGCGACTCGATGCCGAGTGGTGGCACTCTCACCATCGAGACCGCAAACGTCGTTCTCGATGACGTCTACGCGGCCTCGCACCTCAACGTTGCGCCGGGCGAATACGCGATGTTGTGCGTCTCCGACACCGGCGTTGGCATGCCCAAAGAGGTGCGGGAACGCGCCTTCGAGCCGTTCTTCACGACCAAGCCGCCGGGGAAAGGGACCGGGCTCGGGCTCGCCATCTGTTACGGCATCGTGCAGCAGGCGCGCGGCAGCATCTGGCTCTACAGCGAGCCGGGGCGCGGCACGACCGTCAAGGTCTATGTGCCGCGGCTGCAGGGAGCCAAGGCGGTTGCCGAAGCGGAGGCCACGCCGGCGCCGGCGGTGGGCGGAACGGAAACCATCCTCGTCGCCGAGGACGACGCGCGCGTGCGCAGTCTCACGGTGCGCATTCTCCGCGGTGCTGGCTATCGCGTCCTCGAGGCGACCAACGGTCGACACGCCCTCGATCTCGCCGCTGCTCACCGCGGCACGATCGAGCTCGTCGTCACCGATGTCATGATGCCCGAGATGGGAGGTCGGCAGCTCGTCGACGCGCTGCGAGAGCGAGCCATCGTCGCGCGGGCGCTCTTCGTCTCCGGGTACACCGAGAACTCCATCGTCCACCAGGGCGTCCTGGAAGACGATATCGAGTTTCTGCCGAAGCCGTTCGGGCCCACGACGCTCCTCGAACGGGTTCGCGTGCTGCTCTCGCGGCCGCTCAAGGCATAG